The nucleotide window TTAAGAAAACCAATCTTTCTCTAATGGTTAAAGAAGCCTGTGATCTTTTTGCTCCCCTTGCAGAAGACAAGCATATTGAATTTTCTCAAATCATCCAGGACCAGATCTTTATTGTTGCAGATATTAGAATGCTGCAAAGGGCGTTTTCCAACCTGCTGGACAATGCCATTAAATACACCCCTGAATATGGAAAAATAACTGTTATCACATCTTTAACAAATAATGAGGTGTCCATAAGAATCGAAGACACAGGAATCGGTATTGCACCTGAGTATGTTGAAAAAATATTTGAAAGATTCTACCGGGCAGAGTCCTCCCGAACAAGTGCCGGAACCGGGTTGGGCCTGAGCCTTGCCAGAACAATTGTCCGCCGGCATAAAGGCGATATTCGAGTTGAAAGCAGCCAGGGAAAAGGCGCTGTTTTCGAGATGAGATTACCATTTAATAATTTTAAGGTCATTTAATCGTCATATTTATGTGTTATTATTACAATCAGTGGAAAAAAATATTAATGTTAATAATTTAAGGGAGGGTATTATGAAACAGATAAATAAATTATTGATTGCCGTTATTGTGTTTGGCTTATTAAATACGCCGGTCATGGCTAAAAACAGTCATTCAAATATCAGGATGGTGCCGGCAAGTTTTTCAGAACTTGCCAAACAGGCAAAACCGGGGGTTGTAAACATACAGACCGTTAAAAATATTGAAGGTGGCGGAAGGGTTTATAAACATTTTTTCGGCCAGCCATTTGGTGGAAACAGAGATATGTTTGATGAATTTTTTGCTCCTTTTTTTAATCAAAGACCGGAAAACAGAAAAGAAAGCAGCCTTGGTTCAGGTTTTATTATCAGTAACGACGGTTATATTGTAACCAATAATCATGTGATTAAAGATGCAGATAAAATAAAAGTTATTTTGCATGATAAAACCGAGTATGATGCAACAATAATAGGGAATGATCCCATGACGGATCTGGCGCTCATTAAAATTAAGGCAGAAAATTTAATGCCCTTAAAATTTGGAAGTTCCCTGGAAGCTGAAGTCGGGTCATGGGTGGTGGCTATCGGCAGTCCATTCGGACTGGAACAAACTGTAACGGCTGGGATTATCAGTGCAAAAGGAAGAATTCTTGGCTCCGGGCCCTATGACGATTTCATTCAGACAGATGCTTCTATTAATCCGGGTAATTCAGGTGGACCATTACTGAACATTGATGGTGAAGTCATCGGGATCAATACAGCAATTATCAAATCAGGCCAGGGCATTGGGTTTGCGATTCCCTCGGACCTGGCTACGGGTGTCATTGATCAACTGACGGAACAAAAAACGGTTTCACGGGGCTGGATGGGGGTGGCGATTCAGAATGTCACTGAACAACTGGCAGAATATTATGGCATCAAAGAAACCAAAGGAGTATATGTTGCCAAGGTATATGAGGATGATCCCGCAGATAATGCAGGGATAAAAGTCGGTGATGTTATCTTTCAGATCAATGATAAAAAAATTGAATCCTCCCGGGATTTGACCTTGACCATTGCTGCATCATCTGTCGGTGAAACAGTTAAAGTCAAGCTGATACGAGATGGTAAAGAAAAAATGATCAAAGTTAAACTTGGCAAAAGACCTGAACAAGATCCTGACAAAGCAAAAATAATGGATGAGTATGACTCGTTTGGGTTCGGGTTGAAACAGATGGATTCAGATATGGCAAAAAAATTGGGTTATCCTGAAGATATCAAAGGACTTGTTGTGACAGACATAGAATCCGGCAGCCAGGCCTCAAAAACATCTGTCCGTCGTGGAGACCTGCTCATGGAAGTTGACCGCTACAAAATTGACACCATTGAAGACTATACTCAGTATTTAAAAAAAATAGCTGCGGGCAGGACGGTTCAGCTGCTATTCAGAAGAGGTAACAGCCATGTCTTTGTTGTGAGTTTTGAAAAATCATAGCTTAGCCATACAAATGGTCTTTTATTTAACGGCATTCCTTCCTTTATGATGGTCGGAATGCCGCAGATAATCGCATATAGAAAAGAAAGAAACGAGTATTGCAAACATATTGGGAATGAGGTGTTTGCCTTTGAAAAAACCGGACTGATATGCCATAATTCAAAAATATTAAATTTCAACAAATCGGATGACACATTGATATTATTTTTAAAAGATCTTATTAAACAGGCAGGCGCTATCTGCATTAAAGAGCAATCGCTTTTAAAACCGGCTGATGTAAAATTTAAAAACAAAAAAGATTTGGTAACCATAACCGATAAAAGGGTAGAAGACTTTATTGTCAAAAAGATCAGGACAAAATATCCTTCACACGATGTCTTGGGTGAGGAAACAGGCAAAACAAATTTTTCTTCAGATTATCTATGGATCATTGACCCCATAGACGGAACCACCTCATTTTTTCATCAACAGCCTTTTTACTCCGTCAGTATTGCCTTGCAGTATAAGGGTCAAACCATTTGTGGTGCTGTTTATGCGCCACGTCTGGATGAATTATTTTATGCAGACAAAGACAAAGGTGCTTTCTTAAATGATTGTCCAATCAATGTTTCAAAAACAGACCGGCTGATTAATTGTGTTATGGCAACAGGATTCGCATGCTTGAGGGCAAATCTTAAAAAAAACAACCTTGAATATTTCAACAAGATTGTTCCCAGGTTAAGAGATATTCGACGGTATGGTTCTGCAGCCATTGATCTTTGCTATGTGGCATGCGGCAGACTTGACGGATTTTGGGAGATGAATTTAAATATTTATGATATTGCAGCAGGGGTTTTTATTGTTGAACAAGCAGGTGGTAAAATCTGTGATTTCAAAGGCGAACTTAATTTTCCCGAACAGGGGATCGTGGCAACAAACAAATATATACAAAACAATCTACTTGAAAATTTCAAATAAATCCATACCTTGTGAAAAACAATGTGCCATAAAAAATGCTTTATCACTGGAGAACCATGACCGTTTTATTTTCATTTATTTTTATTTCCAGTCTTATTTTAGGATTTGTCTATGGGTGGTTAAAGCACTTTTCAGGATTTCAATTGCTTATCCCTGTAATTATTGGAGGATTCTTCGGCAGTTGCATGGTTGCAATCGTATTCACTTATCTGTATTTTACTCATGTTGAAATCAAAAAAGATAAAGGCTAAAAGATAAAATTGACCCATCTAAAAAAGAGAACGAAATAACATGACAATTCAATGGTTTCCAGGACATATGCTTGAAACGGAAAACCTGCTTAAAAAAGTCATATCTAAAGTGGATGCTGTTTTGGAAATTTTAGATGCCAGACTGCCGCAGGCAAGTGCCAACCCGTTCGTGAATAAAATCTGCAAAGGCAAGTTCAGATTAAAAGTGTTGAATAAAAATGATCTTGCAGACCCTGAACAAACAAAATTATGGCTTGATTATTTTGAAACAGAAAAAAAGGTTCCTGCTGTTTCCATATGCGGGACTCAAAGATCCCAAACCTATGCTGCATTAAATTATTGTGTGAGTCAAATTAACAGAAACAGGGCCAGAAAATTGAAAGTAATGGTGTTAGGTATCCCCAACACAGGCAAATCAACTATTTTGAATTCTCTGGCAGGCAAAAAAATTGCAAAAACCGGAAATGTACCTGCAATCACACGACACCAGCAAAGAACCAGCTTAAACAATAACATAGATATCTATGATACACCCGGAATATTATGGCCGGTGATAGAGCCAAAGCAAAAAGCATATATCCTGGCAGCAAGTGGTGCAATATCTGATACGGCCATTGATTATACGGACATTGCATTTTTTGCAGCCACGCTTTTAATAAAAAAATACCCTGATTTATTGATGTTGCGATATCCTTTCCTGGAAACTTTGCCAGAAGATGAAATCATGCTGATTGAAAAAATCGGTTCTGCTAAAGGATGTTTGAAAAAAGGCGGTATAGTGAATTTACAAAAAGCCTCCGAGGTATTAATCCGTGAACTTAGGTCCGGTAAAATAGGAAAAATAAGTTTTGAAACACCAAAGGATATTGAATTATGACGATTAAACCCATAAAAAATAATTATCTAATAACTTTATTCCTTTTAAAATATTTTTTATCCGTACTCATCCTTTTATCATATTCATCACCTGTGTGGGCAGACATTGAAAAACCCATCAAACCAAATTTCGAACACGCTTCTCAATGCATTAAAATAGTACGGACACTTGAAAGATATCATTATCTTGAAAAAAAACTTGATGATAATATGTCATCAATTATTTTTGACCGATACCTGAAACGACTTGATCCCGGCAAATTATTATTCACCCGGGAAGATATTCAATCATTAAAAAAATATCAATCCCAGCTGGACGATGACCTGAAAAGAGGGAGCCTGACTATTGCTTTCAAGATATTTAATTTATACATGGAGCGGTCCAGACAACGACTTGAATACATTTCTTCCATGATACCAACATGGGAAAAAAATTTTGATTTCAGTAAAAATGACTCCATGATCATAGATAATGACGTGCGCAAA belongs to Desulfobacula toluolica Tol2 and includes:
- the ylqF gene encoding ribosome biogenesis GTPase YlqF, whose protein sequence is MTIQWFPGHMLETENLLKKVISKVDAVLEILDARLPQASANPFVNKICKGKFRLKVLNKNDLADPEQTKLWLDYFETEKKVPAVSICGTQRSQTYAALNYCVSQINRNRARKLKVMVLGIPNTGKSTILNSLAGKKIAKTGNVPAITRHQQRTSLNNNIDIYDTPGILWPVIEPKQKAYILAASGAISDTAIDYTDIAFFAATLLIKKYPDLLMLRYPFLETLPEDEIMLIEKIGSAKGCLKKGGIVNLQKASEVLIRELRSGKIGKISFETPKDIEL
- a CDS encoding Do family serine endopeptidase; amino-acid sequence: MKQINKLLIAVIVFGLLNTPVMAKNSHSNIRMVPASFSELAKQAKPGVVNIQTVKNIEGGGRVYKHFFGQPFGGNRDMFDEFFAPFFNQRPENRKESSLGSGFIISNDGYIVTNNHVIKDADKIKVILHDKTEYDATIIGNDPMTDLALIKIKAENLMPLKFGSSLEAEVGSWVVAIGSPFGLEQTVTAGIISAKGRILGSGPYDDFIQTDASINPGNSGGPLLNIDGEVIGINTAIIKSGQGIGFAIPSDLATGVIDQLTEQKTVSRGWMGVAIQNVTEQLAEYYGIKETKGVYVAKVYEDDPADNAGIKVGDVIFQINDKKIESSRDLTLTIAASSVGETVKVKLIRDGKEKMIKVKLGKRPEQDPDKAKIMDEYDSFGFGLKQMDSDMAKKLGYPEDIKGLVVTDIESGSQASKTSVRRGDLLMEVDRYKIDTIEDYTQYLKKIAAGRTVQLLFRRGNSHVFVVSFEKS
- a CDS encoding inositol monophosphatase family protein yields the protein MPQIIAYRKERNEYCKHIGNEVFAFEKTGLICHNSKILNFNKSDDTLILFLKDLIKQAGAICIKEQSLLKPADVKFKNKKDLVTITDKRVEDFIVKKIRTKYPSHDVLGEETGKTNFSSDYLWIIDPIDGTTSFFHQQPFYSVSIALQYKGQTICGAVYAPRLDELFYADKDKGAFLNDCPINVSKTDRLINCVMATGFACLRANLKKNNLEYFNKIVPRLRDIRRYGSAAIDLCYVACGRLDGFWEMNLNIYDIAAGVFIVEQAGGKICDFKGELNFPEQGIVATNKYIQNNLLENFK